The window GCCCCTTATCAAAGAGCAGATGATCCAGATGAGCAGCGGCGAAAGCTCGAGTAAAACCGATGCCGCTCTGGCGCAACTGCAGGAGGTGGTGCGCGCCAAACTGGGCTGGCTCGGCTACGGCGACATCGATTTAAAGGCCAAACTGCAAGAGTTCAAGGCCGCTTCCAGCAAATACATCGTCGATTTCATCGTCAGCGATTTCGCCGGCTTGGTCATCACCCTGGTGACGATTCCCTTCCTGATGTTCTTTTTCATCAAAGATGCGCTGACCTTCAAGAAGCAGTTGATCCGCATCGTGCCCAACCGTTTTTTTGAGTTCAGCCTGGATCTCATCCACAAGATGGATCAGCAACTCGGCAATTATCTGCGCGGCCAGTTCATTGATGCGGTCACCATCGGCACGCTGGCGACCGTCGGCCTCGGCGTGCTCAGCGTGCCCTACTTTTTTATCATCGGGCCGCTCGCCGGATTAGCTAACCTCATCCCTTATGTCGGCCCGTTTGCCGGCGGCATTCCGGCGATGATCGCCGCTCTGATGGAGAATGGGGATCTGGCGGCAGCCGGGAATGTGGCGCTGCTTTTTCTCGGCATCAAGCTGGTGGATGATTTTGGTGTTCAGCCCATGGCCATGTCCAGCAGCGTGCATCTCCATCCCGCGCTCATTATGGTCGCCTGTCTTGCGGCTGCCAATCTCTTCGGTTTGATCGGCATGCTGCTGGCGGTGCCCATCACCGGCTTCATCAAGGTGGTGATCACCGAGAGCGCACAGAC is drawn from bacterium and contains these coding sequences:
- a CDS encoding AI-2E family transporter, coding for MISLRDPSARKMLYLFLALVLIVVVLMFSHVAKMVIIAMLLAYILDPLVVRMEARGISRAAAAGIILAVITAIIIAGLFLTVPLIKEQMIQMSSGESSSKTDAALAQLQEVVRAKLGWLGYGDIDLKAKLQEFKAASSKYIVDFIVSDFAGLVITLVTIPFLMFFFIKDALTFKKQLIRIVPNRFFEFSLDLIHKMDQQLGNYLRGQFIDAVTIGTLATVGLGVLSVPYFFIIGPLAGLANLIPYVGPFAGGIPAMIAALMENGDLAAAGNVALLFLGIKLVDDFGVQPMAMSSSVHLHPALIMVACLAAANLFGLIGMLLAVPITGFIKVVITESAQTLKQYRFNRDITLRA